One region of Chryseobacterium muglaense genomic DNA includes:
- a CDS encoding LytR/AlgR family response regulator transcription factor — MKINKILIVEDEKPNADRLKRLLLKLRPSTEILSVEDSVSSAVNWLENNHSPDVIMMDIRLSDGLSFEIFNRFDVKTPVIFTTAYDEYAVKAFKYNSVDYLLKPIEEEELEDALKKYENSIETPASYTTAIEGLLNYIQPKEYRKRFLLAHRDGYKTVLAEDILYFYTEHGVSKTMLKTGMIETVPQTLEELEKQLDPKVFFRANRQFIIHIDSVVQIFNHFNGKLKLELKKNPEIDVIVSREKASIFKTWMDY; from the coding sequence ATGAAAATCAATAAGATATTGATCGTTGAAGACGAAAAACCGAATGCAGACCGGCTCAAAAGACTATTGCTGAAACTCCGTCCGTCGACAGAAATTCTTTCCGTGGAAGATTCTGTTTCGTCTGCTGTTAACTGGCTCGAAAACAATCATTCCCCCGATGTTATTATGATGGATATCCGGCTTTCAGATGGTTTAAGTTTTGAAATATTTAATAGGTTTGACGTCAAAACGCCGGTCATATTTACCACAGCTTATGACGAATATGCCGTAAAGGCCTTCAAGTATAACAGCGTCGATTATTTGCTGAAACCGATTGAGGAAGAAGAGCTTGAAGATGCTTTAAAAAAGTACGAAAATTCCATAGAAACTCCGGCTTCTTACACCACAGCGATTGAAGGTTTGCTTAATTATATTCAACCCAAAGAATACAGAAAACGCTTCCTTCTGGCGCATCGTGATGGTTATAAAACTGTTTTGGCAGAAGATATTTTATATTTTTATACCGAACACGGTGTCAGCAAAACAATGCTTAAAACTGGAATGATAGAAACTGTTCCTCAAACGTTGGAAGAACTCGAAAAACAGCTCGACCCGAAAGTGTTTTTCAGAGCCAACCGACAGTTTATCATTCATATCGACTCTGTGGTGCAGATTTTTAATCATTTTAATGGAAAATTAAAACTCGAACTCAAAAAAAATCCTGAAATAGATGTCATCGTAAGCCGTGAGAAAGCTTCCATCTTTAAAACCTGGATGGATTATTAA
- a CDS encoding efflux RND transporter periplasmic adaptor subunit, with product MKYKTGYLALSISMAVMMYSCNSGTPESQMQMTATPTDFIQLKLGNADVPTGYPGTIEGQDNVDIKAQVTGYLDAVYVKEGQFVNKGQALFKINPSVYNEQINSSDAALKAALASQATAKLEVEKLRPLVEGNVVSDMQLKTAQSNYQSASAQVAQARAALGSSKINANFTYIKAPVSGYLGRIPNRIGNLISPSDTSPLTTLSNISLVNVYFTMSEADFIRYSKMSASENHTGNIELLLADGSVYNYKGKLETASGNFDRTTGSIQMKAVFQNPDKLLRAGGTARVLIHKNVDAVLKVPKTAVKDIQDKFFVYKLNGKKVQMIPVEVSEATPQDYFVSAGIKAGDKIAVNRIDALTDGADVVPKVVSAN from the coding sequence ATGAAATATAAAACGGGCTATTTGGCATTGTCAATTTCTATGGCTGTGATGATGTATTCGTGCAACTCCGGAACTCCGGAAAGCCAAATGCAGATGACGGCAACTCCTACAGATTTTATCCAATTAAAGTTAGGAAATGCTGATGTTCCAACAGGTTATCCAGGAACTATTGAAGGTCAGGACAACGTAGATATTAAAGCACAGGTTACTGGATATCTTGATGCGGTTTACGTGAAAGAAGGGCAGTTTGTGAATAAAGGTCAGGCTTTGTTTAAAATAAATCCTTCGGTTTACAACGAGCAAATTAACAGCAGCGATGCCGCTTTGAAAGCCGCTTTGGCAAGTCAGGCAACCGCAAAACTAGAAGTTGAAAAGTTAAGACCATTGGTGGAAGGCAATGTAGTTTCTGATATGCAGCTAAAAACAGCGCAGTCCAATTATCAGTCGGCATCGGCGCAGGTTGCTCAGGCAAGAGCCGCTTTAGGTTCATCTAAAATCAATGCCAATTTCACTTATATTAAAGCACCTGTAAGCGGTTATCTTGGCAGAATTCCCAATAGAATCGGAAATCTGATTTCGCCATCCGACACTTCTCCTTTGACTACACTTTCAAATATCAGTTTGGTGAATGTTTATTTCACGATGAGCGAGGCAGATTTTATCAGGTACAGCAAAATGTCGGCTTCAGAAAATCATACAGGAAACATAGAACTTCTTCTTGCCGACGGTTCTGTTTACAATTATAAAGGAAAATTAGAGACTGCAAGCGGAAATTTCGACAGAACGACAGGAAGCATTCAGATGAAAGCCGTTTTCCAGAATCCGGACAAACTTCTGAGAGCCGGCGGAACTGCAAGAGTTCTGATTCATAAGAATGTAGATGCTGTTTTAAAAGTTCCGAAAACTGCCGTAAAAGATATTCAGGATAAATTTTTTGTCTATAAACTTAACGGCAAAAAAGTACAGATGATTCCTGTTGAAGTTTCAGAAGCAACGCCACAGGATTACTTCGTTTCAGCGGGGATAAAAGCAGGTGACAAAATTGCCGTCAACAGAATTGATGCGCTTACGGACGGTGCAGATGTCGTTCCAAAAGTTGTTTCTGCAAACTAA
- a CDS encoding efflux RND transporter permease subunit produces MLKKIIDRPVLATVISLIIVILGIIGLNQLAVTRFPDISPPTITVSGSYPGGNSETVIRSVVTPLEEQINGVEDMVYIKSNASNDGSFSISIIFKQGVNADQAAVNVQNRVQQATPILPQEVVRMGLTTSKQQNSMVMIFNIYTDDNKKYDETFLQNYANINLIPQVKRVKGVGQAQVFGMKDYSMRIWLNPQKMSSYGLEPTDVSNAIADHSLESAPGKLGEESDAALEYVIRYKGKKSKPEEYENIIVKNNGNQIIRLKDVARVEFGSISYSGDNLSNGQNAVTIAILQTTGSNANEIEIGIDKTIEQLSKSFPPGVKFTKVMSTKDKLDEATGQVKSTLIEAFILVFIVVLLFLQDFRSTIIPAIAVPVAIIGTFFFLLILGFTINVLTLFALVLAIGIVVDDAIVVVEAVHSNMEGTNLSGKEATHKAMHEITGAVISITLVMSAVFIPIGFMSGSAGLFYKQFAYTLAIAIIISAVNALTLTPALCAVFLKNNHSGDHREKPKNFTQRFSTAFNAGFNNMTNRYIGGLRFLVKRKWVAVGLVAGVIGLSAWLMTSTPRSFVPMEDDGFMMYSLSMPPGTGLTKTTEVTNRVNAIFKSVEAVETNTSISGFNLLSNGSGPAYAMGFVKLKPKKERGKVQDIDEVMKIIDEKLSVIKEGSIMSFRMPPVEGYGVTNDAEIVLQDRMGRNSQVLKAKADELIGQLMQLPEVGSAYTTFRADYPQLELEVDEDKAKQLGVSISGLLGTVQTYFSGDQSQNFSRFGKFYRVNIKADGIFRMDETAFNDIFVKNNKGEMVPASTLIILKKVYGPESVQRYNLYNSLNILITPKPGVSNGELLGKLETTLNKLPSDYSYEWTGLSLEEKSSGNQTIAIFGLCLLFVYLLLAGQYESYILPLAVMLSIPTGVVGAFLGIKAIGLDNNIYVQVGLIMLIGLLAKNAILIVEFAVQRRKSGLSIIESALEGAKARLRPIIMTSLAFIVGMIPLMLSSGGMASGNKSISVSAAMGMFSGVVLGIFVIPVLYMFFQYVDEKISTKKSPVATQNQISNENI; encoded by the coding sequence ATGTTAAAAAAAATAATAGATCGTCCTGTTTTGGCGACAGTAATTTCCCTTATCATCGTGATACTGGGAATTATCGGGCTGAATCAGTTAGCGGTGACGCGTTTTCCAGATATTTCTCCGCCTACGATTACGGTTTCAGGTTCTTATCCCGGCGGAAATAGTGAAACGGTGATTCGTTCAGTTGTAACGCCGCTTGAGGAGCAAATTAACGGTGTTGAAGATATGGTTTATATCAAATCAAATGCGAGTAATGACGGTTCGTTCTCCATATCCATCATCTTTAAACAGGGCGTGAATGCAGACCAGGCTGCGGTGAATGTACAGAACAGAGTTCAGCAGGCAACGCCAATTCTTCCGCAGGAGGTTGTTAGAATGGGTTTGACCACGTCCAAACAGCAGAACAGTATGGTGATGATTTTCAATATTTACACAGATGATAATAAAAAATATGATGAGACTTTTCTTCAGAATTATGCCAATATCAATTTAATTCCGCAGGTAAAAAGGGTTAAAGGCGTCGGTCAGGCTCAGGTTTTTGGGATGAAAGATTATTCGATGAGAATCTGGCTGAATCCTCAGAAAATGTCTTCGTATGGTCTTGAACCCACAGATGTTTCCAATGCCATTGCCGACCACAGTTTAGAATCTGCTCCCGGAAAATTGGGGGAAGAATCTGATGCCGCTTTGGAATACGTTATCCGGTACAAAGGAAAAAAGAGTAAACCTGAGGAGTACGAAAACATTATTGTAAAAAATAACGGGAACCAAATAATCAGACTAAAAGATGTTGCCAGAGTAGAATTCGGTTCGATTTCATACAGTGGCGACAATCTTTCCAACGGGCAAAATGCGGTAACGATTGCCATTTTGCAGACCACAGGTTCAAATGCCAATGAAATTGAGATAGGTATTGATAAAACAATTGAACAGCTTTCAAAATCATTTCCGCCCGGTGTAAAATTCACAAAAGTAATGAGCACCAAAGATAAACTGGATGAAGCAACCGGACAGGTGAAATCAACTTTGATTGAGGCATTTATCCTGGTTTTTATTGTCGTTTTACTATTTCTTCAGGATTTCAGGTCGACGATTATTCCGGCGATTGCGGTTCCTGTTGCCATTATCGGAACGTTCTTTTTCCTTTTGATTTTAGGATTTACCATTAATGTTTTGACTCTTTTTGCTTTAGTTTTAGCCATCGGAATTGTCGTGGATGATGCAATTGTCGTCGTTGAAGCCGTTCACAGCAATATGGAAGGAACCAATCTTTCAGGAAAAGAAGCGACTCACAAAGCAATGCACGAAATTACAGGAGCAGTAATATCCATCACATTGGTAATGTCGGCGGTGTTTATTCCCATTGGATTTATGTCGGGTTCAGCGGGATTATTTTACAAACAATTTGCGTATACTTTAGCGATTGCCATTATTATTTCTGCCGTTAATGCATTGACTTTAACGCCTGCGTTGTGTGCTGTTTTTCTTAAAAATAATCATTCCGGAGACCATCGCGAAAAGCCAAAAAATTTCACTCAAAGATTTTCAACGGCTTTCAATGCGGGTTTCAACAATATGACCAACCGTTATATTGGTGGATTGAGATTTTTAGTGAAAAGAAAATGGGTTGCTGTAGGTTTGGTTGCAGGGGTTATCGGTTTATCAGCCTGGTTAATGACCAGCACACCGAGAAGTTTTGTGCCGATGGAAGACGATGGGTTTATGATGTATTCACTAAGTATGCCTCCAGGAACTGGTCTGACAAAAACTACAGAGGTTACCAACAGAGTCAATGCCATTTTTAAAAGTGTTGAAGCCGTAGAAACAAATACCTCAATCAGTGGTTTCAATCTTTTGAGTAATGGTTCAGGTCCTGCCTATGCAATGGGATTCGTCAAGCTCAAACCTAAAAAGGAACGTGGTAAAGTTCAAGATATTGATGAAGTGATGAAGATCATCGACGAAAAATTATCCGTGATTAAAGAAGGAAGTATAATGTCTTTCAGAATGCCTCCGGTAGAAGGTTATGGCGTTACCAATGACGCAGAGATTGTTTTGCAGGACAGAATGGGAAGAAATTCACAGGTTCTGAAGGCAAAAGCTGATGAATTGATTGGTCAACTGATGCAATTGCCGGAAGTGGGTTCTGCCTACACAACGTTCCGTGCCGATTACCCTCAATTAGAACTTGAAGTTGATGAAGACAAAGCGAAACAGCTGGGAGTAAGTATTTCAGGATTATTGGGGACAGTTCAGACCTATTTTTCCGGAGACCAGTCGCAGAATTTTTCAAGATTCGGGAAATTTTACAGAGTCAATATTAAAGCAGACGGAATTTTCCGAATGGATGAAACAGCCTTTAACGATATTTTTGTAAAGAACAACAAAGGCGAAATGGTTCCTGCAAGCACTTTGATAATACTTAAAAAAGTTTATGGACCCGAATCTGTACAAAGATATAACCTCTACAATTCCCTAAACATACTAATTACACCAAAACCGGGTGTCAGCAACGGAGAATTACTGGGGAAATTGGAAACCACACTAAACAAGTTACCTTCCGATTACAGTTATGAATGGACAGGTTTAAGTCTGGAAGAAAAATCTTCAGGAAATCAGACGATTGCCATTTTCGGACTTTGTCTGTTGTTTGTTTATCTTCTTTTAGCCGGACAGTACGAAAGTTACATTCTTCCTTTGGCGGTAATGCTTTCTATACCAACAGGAGTTGTCGGCGCATTCCTGGGAATCAAAGCCATTGGACTGGACAATAATATCTATGTGCAGGTCGGTTTGATTATGTTGATTGGACTTTTAGCCAAAAATGCCATTCTGATTGTAGAATTCGCCGTTCAGAGGAGAAAATCAGGATTATCGATTATTGAATCCGCATTGGAAGGCGCAAAAGCGAGATTGCGTCCGATTATTATGACTTCATTAGCATTTATCGTTGGGATGATTCCATTGATGCTTTCAAGTGGCGGAATGGCTTCAGGAAATAAATCAATCAGTGTAAGTGCGGCAATGGGAATGTTCAGTGGAGTAGTCCTGGGAATATTTGTCATTCCGGTTTTGTATATGTTTTTTCAATATGTAGATGAAAAAATTTCTACGAAAAAATCTCCTGTTGCAACACAAAATCAAATTTCAAATGAAAATATTTAA
- a CDS encoding efflux transporter outer membrane subunit: MKIFNIKQILFVGAVTSVLVSCAIQKEYKRPELNIPENYKQQVQVTGDTIVLPWKTFFKDAKLVTLIERALNKNNEINIALKNIEQLDLAYKLAKNTLMPTVDFNAGANRTWASKNSLNGSLNEQFTGAKYLDDFNANLSLSWEVDIWGKAKMQKQSAAAEYFAQKQNRDAVKSRIIVEVAKAYYNLLSLDEQLKIAQQNIELSDKTLTMMKLQYTAGQINSLAIQQSEAQKKTAELLVPLARQNISVQENALSILCGEYPDSVERTENFEALIIDNQMSSGVPAQLLSRRPDLKAAELNVASLNAKTGLAKAAMYPSISLSPQIGVNSNKINTWFDLPGSITKTLAANLAMPLLNKRQLKTGYKTAIIEQEKAVINFKQTLLTAVGEVSDAMAKSQESNERLSLLEQRTAILEKGINDAMKLYKSGMATYLEVITAQNNKLQNDLEHINVKVEKLNSDIDLYRALSGGID, encoded by the coding sequence ATGAAAATATTTAATATAAAACAAATTCTTTTTGTGGGCGCAGTGACATCAGTTTTGGTGTCCTGCGCTATCCAAAAAGAGTATAAAAGACCGGAACTGAACATCCCTGAAAATTATAAACAACAAGTTCAGGTTACGGGAGACACCATCGTTTTACCTTGGAAAACATTTTTCAAAGACGCTAAATTGGTTACGTTAATTGAAAGAGCTTTAAATAAAAATAACGAAATCAATATAGCCTTAAAAAATATCGAGCAGCTTGATTTAGCTTATAAACTGGCAAAAAATACATTGATGCCTACTGTGGATTTCAACGCAGGAGCCAACCGAACCTGGGCTTCCAAAAACAGTTTGAATGGTTCTCTTAATGAGCAATTTACCGGTGCAAAATATCTCGATGATTTTAATGCTAATTTGAGTTTGTCCTGGGAAGTTGATATTTGGGGTAAAGCAAAAATGCAGAAACAGTCTGCTGCAGCAGAATATTTTGCTCAAAAACAAAATAGAGATGCTGTAAAAAGCCGAATTATTGTGGAAGTTGCCAAAGCTTATTATAATTTATTAAGTTTGGATGAACAGTTGAAAATTGCCCAGCAAAATATTGAATTGAGTGATAAAACGCTCACAATGATGAAGTTGCAATACACAGCCGGACAAATCAACTCTTTGGCAATACAACAGTCTGAAGCTCAAAAGAAAACGGCGGAACTTCTGGTTCCTTTGGCGCGGCAAAATATTTCTGTTCAGGAAAATGCATTAAGTATTCTTTGTGGAGAATATCCAGATTCTGTAGAAAGAACTGAGAATTTTGAAGCATTGATTATTGATAATCAAATGTCTTCCGGAGTTCCTGCCCAATTATTAAGCAGAAGACCAGATTTAAAAGCCGCCGAACTGAATGTTGCAAGTCTAAATGCAAAAACAGGATTGGCAAAAGCTGCGATGTATCCGAGTATAAGCTTGTCGCCGCAAATCGGAGTTAATTCAAATAAGATTAATACCTGGTTTGATCTTCCGGGTTCAATCACAAAAACTTTGGCCGCTAATTTAGCGATGCCACTATTGAATAAGAGACAGCTGAAAACCGGTTATAAAACGGCGATTATCGAACAGGAAAAAGCAGTCATTAACTTTAAACAGACCCTGTTGACTGCAGTGGGTGAAGTTTCTGATGCGATGGCAAAATCCCAGGAAAGCAACGAAAGGTTAAGTCTTCTGGAGCAGCGAACAGCGATTTTAGAAAAAGGAATCAACGATGCAATGAAATTGTACAAAAGCGGAATGGCAACTTATCTTGAAGTGATTACCGCTCAGAATAATAAGCTGCAGAATGATTTGGAACACATCAATGTTAAAGTTGAAAAACTTAATTCTGATATTGACCTTTACAGAGCTTTGAGTGGAGGAATTGATTAA
- a CDS encoding MFS transporter, protein MKEKLGNLPDERKLTESRSLEVGNGWQKRYWFIFSGQAFSIIGSALTQFVLMWWIADTTGSVSALAFAGTVALLPQALLSPVGGVFADRYSRRLIMILADLISAVCIAVLMLLFLTDYIELWHIYLIMGIRGAMQAFQSPAVEASTAMLVPESFIQRAAGLNQILMGASLVASAPLGALAVSIMPFGWALSIDLFTALLGIAPLFFFTIPQFRKEINNRHLIKNIISELREGVTMVWKHQGLKRLFILLGGIVLVIMPTFTFVPLLVKEYFKGGIYEVGLMEALAGAGMVAGGVLVTIMAPKRKMIWILAGLGLSCFAISFTALVPANLFWLATFFWMISSIAFIFANAPLTALLQTIIPNQIQGRVLSLLNMIMGLAAPVGLLIANPLGEWIGLRWLFILVGFLGGLVALSGFASRRLKNIEKEGIG, encoded by the coding sequence ATGAAAGAAAAATTGGGCAATCTTCCTGATGAACGGAAACTAACCGAAAGCAGGTCTCTAGAGGTGGGGAACGGGTGGCAAAAGCGCTACTGGTTTATTTTCTCAGGGCAGGCTTTTTCCATCATTGGTTCTGCTCTCACTCAGTTTGTACTGATGTGGTGGATTGCTGATACAACAGGAAGTGTCAGTGCTCTGGCTTTTGCAGGAACGGTTGCACTTCTGCCGCAGGCATTGCTGAGTCCCGTTGGAGGAGTATTTGCGGATCGCTATAGCAGAAGATTGATTATGATCCTGGCTGATTTGATTAGTGCTGTTTGTATTGCCGTGTTAATGCTATTATTTTTAACAGATTATATAGAACTATGGCATATCTACCTGATAATGGGCATACGAGGTGCAATGCAGGCTTTTCAGTCTCCGGCAGTTGAAGCGAGTACTGCTATGCTCGTTCCCGAATCTTTTATTCAACGGGCTGCGGGTCTGAATCAGATACTGATGGGCGCTAGTCTTGTGGCAAGTGCGCCGCTTGGAGCGCTGGCTGTAAGTATTATGCCTTTTGGATGGGCATTAAGTATTGATCTTTTTACTGCTCTTCTCGGTATTGCACCGCTGTTTTTTTTTACAATTCCGCAATTTCGGAAAGAGATAAATAACAGGCATCTTATCAAGAATATTATTTCTGAACTTAGGGAAGGAGTGACAATGGTTTGGAAACATCAGGGATTGAAAAGATTATTCATCTTGCTCGGTGGAATTGTATTGGTGATTATGCCGACATTTACTTTCGTTCCACTTTTGGTAAAAGAGTATTTTAAGGGTGGTATTTATGAAGTAGGTTTGATGGAGGCACTTGCTGGTGCCGGTATGGTTGCCGGTGGTGTGTTAGTTACAATTATGGCGCCTAAGCGCAAAATGATCTGGATCCTCGCTGGATTGGGGCTTTCTTGTTTTGCAATCAGCTTTACTGCTTTGGTTCCTGCAAATTTGTTTTGGTTAGCCACGTTCTTTTGGATGATCAGCTCTATCGCCTTCATTTTTGCCAATGCTCCTTTGACGGCATTGCTACAAACCATCATTCCTAATCAGATTCAGGGAAGAGTTCTATCACTTTTAAATATGATTATGGGACTTGCTGCACCCGTTGGACTTCTGATTGCTAATCCTTTGGGAGAATGGATCGGATTGCGATGGTTATTTATCCTTGTCGGATTTTTGGGAGGTTTGGTTGCATTATCTGGGTTTGCCTCACGACGGCTAAAGAATATTGAAAAGGAGGGAATAGGATGA
- a CDS encoding DUF2867 domain-containing protein yields MQIAFWDLEKSWINRLFQFRNMLVKPFGLKTSKKQNISNIAECIKYSGSHHIVSDKSPQETILLLNDKHLKAYISISIANTEQQLKRITICTVVHFHNLFGYLYFHLIDIFHNLVVKNMLKKAVKSNLKFQQV; encoded by the coding sequence TTGCAGATTGCATTTTGGGATTTGGAGAAAAGCTGGATAAATAGATTATTTCAGTTTCGCAATATGCTTGTCAAGCCTTTCGGTCTGAAGACCTCAAAAAAACAAAATATATCTAATATTGCTGAATGTATAAAATATAGTGGAAGTCATCATATTGTTTCAGATAAATCACCACAAGAAACAATACTTTTGTTAAATGATAAACATCTAAAAGCCTATATATCAATCTCGATAGCAAACACAGAACAGCAATTAAAACGGATAACCATATGCACTGTTGTCCACTTTCATAATTTGTTTGGATATCTTTATTTTCACTTAATTGACATATTTCACAATTTAGTAGTAAAGAATATGCTTAAGAAAGCTGTAAAATCCAATCTTAAATTCCAGCAGGTTTAG
- a CDS encoding response regulator, whose translation MKKKIVLIQDDKHVMDVMDEILQDEGFDVIPSLTTEPIERIDEIDPDLVIVDDNIKGKKKGSKVIRELKDDPETEELSAVLTSTSHDLPKTARECNADDYLEKPFDIDHMIEVVKNNA comes from the coding sequence ATGAAAAAGAAAATTGTGCTTATCCAGGATGACAAACATGTTATGGATGTTATGGATGAAATTTTGCAAGATGAGGGTTTCGATGTTATTCCATCATTAACTACTGAGCCAATTGAAAGGATTGACGAAATTGACCCTGACCTTGTTATAGTAGATGACAATATCAAAGGCAAGAAAAAGGGTTCAAAAGTAATTAGGGAATTAAAAGATGATCCTGAAACCGAAGAGTTATCTGCTGTATTGACATCTACCTCTCATGATCTGCCAAAAACGGCCAGGGAATGTAACGCTGATGACTATCTCGAAAAGCCATTTGATATTGATCATATGATTGAGGTGGTCAAAAACAATGCATGA
- a CDS encoding methyltransferase domain-containing protein has protein sequence MYVEDTVFNAIYPPRIQAVAERHWTPVAVAKMAAEYLVEAPGKKVLDIGAGAGKFCLIGAASTKGFFYGVEQRASLTKMSRKIADKHNINNVEFINSNINEISFSDFEAFYFFNPFFENIDTSHPIDDTILPDRNLYDAYSAYVKEQLNKTPVGTRLVTYWSKWDEIPRKFDLVDSACNGFLNFWKKVA, from the coding sequence ATGTACGTAGAGGATACTGTTTTTAACGCAATATATCCCCCAAGAATTCAGGCAGTAGCAGAAAGACACTGGACACCTGTCGCTGTAGCTAAAATGGCTGCAGAATACTTAGTAGAAGCTCCAGGTAAGAAAGTACTTGATATTGGAGCAGGTGCAGGAAAGTTTTGCCTGATAGGAGCTGCTTCTACAAAAGGATTTTTTTATGGGGTGGAACAAAGAGCTTCACTTACTAAAATGTCAAGAAAAATAGCGGACAAGCACAATATCAATAACGTAGAATTTATAAATTCCAATATTAATGAAATCAGTTTTTCCGATTTTGAGGCTTTCTATTTTTTCAATCCGTTTTTTGAAAATATTGATACTTCACATCCAATCGATGACACGATACTTCCTGACAGGAATTTATATGATGCCTATTCAGCGTACGTAAAAGAGCAGTTAAATAAAACTCCTGTTGGAACCCGCTTGGTTACGTACTGGAGTAAATGGGATGAAATTCCGCGGAAATTTGACTTGGTAGATTCTGCTTGCAACGGATTTTTAAATTTTTGGAAAAAGGTTGCCTGA
- a CDS encoding glycine cleavage system protein H translates to MLVPKSLYYTENHLWLRKIGLYDFCIGITDFAQKEIGEIHLVEFSKQINEQVNILTKGDSYGAIYGINKTFELIAPCDCKIMEINPNIMIKPSHINTDPYNCWLVILSIDITADKLLTYEDYIQITNDF, encoded by the coding sequence ATGCTTGTTCCTAAAAGTCTTTATTATACTGAAAATCATTTGTGGCTGAGAAAAATTGGTTTATATGATTTCTGCATTGGTATCACAGATTTTGCTCAAAAGGAAATTGGAGAAATTCATCTGGTTGAATTTAGTAAACAAATCAATGAGCAGGTGAACATCTTAACGAAAGGAGATTCCTACGGAGCTATTTACGGAATCAATAAAACCTTTGAGCTCATAGCTCCCTGTGACTGTAAAATTATGGAAATCAACCCAAATATAATGATAAAGCCTTCCCATATCAACACAGACCCTTATAACTGTTGGCTTGTGATTCTTTCGATAGATATCACCGCGGATAAATTGTTAACATATGAAGATTATATACAGATAACTAATGATTTTTAA
- the gcvT gene encoding glycine cleavage system aminomethyltransferase GcvT, protein MKKTAFNAIHHILGAKMVEYSGYEMPVQYKGINYEHETVRNNVGVFDVSHMGEISVKGKGSLELIQKITSNDASKLTPGKVQYSCMPNDTGGIIDDLLVYKISKNDYLLVVNASNIQKDFDWIKSCNSFGAEVSNISDSVSLLAVQGPKSVEVLQKLTDINVREMDSYTFTIGELAHIPNALISATGYTGELGFEIYVENKYAAHLWDAIFEAGKNEGIEPVGLAARDTLRLEMGYCLYGNDIDDFTSPLEAGLGWVTKFTKDFIHSGFLKIQKEKGTTKKLVGFEIKGKGIPRHHYEVLDENNQIIGSVTSGTMSPTLKKAIGMGYVSIENAKIGSEIFVNIRNRPVKAVIVKTPFIK, encoded by the coding sequence ATGAAAAAAACGGCTTTTAACGCCATACATCATATTCTCGGCGCAAAAATGGTGGAATATTCCGGATATGAGATGCCTGTACAATACAAAGGGATAAATTATGAGCATGAAACCGTAAGAAACAATGTAGGGGTTTTTGATGTTTCCCATATGGGCGAGATTTCAGTAAAGGGAAAAGGTTCCTTGGAACTCATCCAGAAAATAACTTCCAATGATGCATCAAAGCTTACCCCCGGAAAAGTACAGTACAGCTGTATGCCTAATGACACAGGAGGAATCATTGATGACCTACTGGTTTATAAAATCAGTAAAAATGATTATCTGCTGGTCGTTAATGCTTCGAACATACAAAAGGACTTTGACTGGATCAAAAGCTGTAATTCTTTTGGAGCGGAAGTAAGCAATATCTCTGATTCTGTTTCATTATTGGCTGTTCAGGGACCGAAATCGGTAGAAGTTTTACAAAAGCTGACTGATATTAACGTACGAGAGATGGACTCTTATACTTTTACCATAGGTGAGCTCGCCCATATTCCCAACGCTCTGATTTCAGCCACAGGATACACGGGAGAACTTGGGTTTGAAATTTATGTGGAAAACAAATATGCTGCTCATTTATGGGATGCTATTTTTGAAGCCGGTAAAAATGAAGGAATTGAACCTGTCGGGTTAGCTGCAAGAGATACATTACGTCTGGAAATGGGATATTGCTTATATGGAAATGATATTGATGATTTTACCTCACCCTTGGAAGCAGGTTTAGGATGGGTGACTAAATTTACCAAAGATTTTATTCATAGTGGATTCTTAAAAATTCAAAAAGAAAAAGGAACCACGAAAAAGTTGGTTGGCTTTGAAATAAAAGGTAAAGGAATTCCTCGCCATCACTATGAAGTTTTGGATGAAAATAATCAAATTATTGGATCAGTTACTTCCGGTACTATGTCTCCAACACTTAAAAAAGCTATTGGGATGGGATATGTAAGTATTGAAAACGCAAAGATTGGAAGTGAAATTTTCGTTAATATCAGAAATAGACCGGTTAAAGCGGTCATTGTTAAAACTCCATTTATTAAATAG